A genome region from Akkermansiaceae bacterium includes the following:
- a CDS encoding EVE domain-containing protein translates to MPWLIKSEPDVFSIQDLEKVDQEPWSGVRNYQARNFMWRDMKVGDLALFYHSNAKPPGIAGVAKVASASYPDPTQFEKNGEYHDPKATEEKPRWYLVDFEHVATFNELLPLEAIKADKVLSEMLVCQKGTRLSITPVEKKHFTRALKLAGCKI, encoded by the coding sequence ATGCCCTGGCTCATCAAATCCGAACCCGACGTTTTCTCCATACAGGATCTCGAAAAGGTCGATCAGGAGCCGTGGTCGGGCGTGCGCAACTACCAGGCGCGCAACTTCATGTGGCGCGACATGAAAGTGGGCGACCTCGCCCTTTTCTACCACTCGAACGCCAAGCCCCCCGGCATCGCCGGTGTCGCAAAAGTGGCCTCCGCCTCCTATCCGGATCCCACCCAGTTCGAGAAAAACGGCGAATACCACGATCCCAAGGCAACCGAGGAAAAGCCCCGCTGGTATCTCGTCGATTTCGAACACGTCGCCACCTTCAATGAGCTGCTACCCCTGGAGGCAATCAAGGCCGACAAAGTCCTTTCCGAAATGCTCGTCTGCCAGAAAGGCACCCGCCTCTCCATCACACCCGTCGAAAAAAAGCATTTCACCCGCGCCCTGAAACTCGCGGGCTGCAAGATCTGA
- the lipA gene encoding lipoyl synthase produces MSACGPKMNMDPTLHRERKPDWIKVRLPNNPAFWSTKSLITDLKLVTVCEEAQCPNRWECWGQGTATFMIAGDKCTRACGFCAVKTAKPDALESDEPARIAEATSRMNLRHIVITAVARDDLKDGGAEHFRETIRAVREVNPEIIIEVLVPDFNDRDWALQMVMDARPHIFNHNLETVERLTPLVRSRAKYQRSLTVLKKAKQMVNGHVATKSGIMLGLGERHEEILRAMDDLLEHDVTVLTLGQYLRPTPKHLPVIEYIHPDQFAQYKQIAIAKGFRHCASGPLVRSSYHAADFRPELDVLQAIETDLRAANGLELGPEHLPVLRIVKAETLKI; encoded by the coding sequence ATGTCCGCCTGCGGCCCGAAAATGAACATGGATCCCACCCTCCACCGGGAGCGCAAGCCCGATTGGATCAAGGTGCGCCTGCCCAACAACCCGGCCTTCTGGTCTACGAAGTCCCTGATCACAGATCTCAAGCTTGTCACCGTCTGCGAGGAAGCCCAGTGCCCGAACCGCTGGGAATGCTGGGGCCAGGGCACCGCGACCTTCATGATCGCCGGTGACAAATGCACCCGCGCCTGCGGCTTCTGCGCCGTGAAAACGGCGAAACCCGACGCACTCGAATCCGACGAACCCGCCCGCATCGCGGAGGCCACCAGCCGGATGAACCTCCGCCACATCGTCATCACCGCCGTCGCCCGCGACGATCTCAAGGATGGCGGAGCGGAGCATTTCCGCGAAACCATCCGCGCCGTCCGCGAGGTGAACCCGGAGATCATCATCGAAGTCCTCGTCCCCGATTTCAACGACCGCGACTGGGCGCTGCAGATGGTCATGGACGCCCGCCCGCACATCTTCAACCACAACCTCGAAACCGTTGAGCGCCTCACCCCGCTCGTACGCTCCCGCGCGAAATACCAGCGCTCCCTCACCGTCCTGAAGAAGGCCAAGCAGATGGTCAACGGCCACGTCGCCACCAAATCCGGCATCATGCTCGGCCTCGGCGAGCGCCACGAGGAAATCCTCCGTGCCATGGACGACCTGCTGGAACACGATGTCACCGTCCTCACCCTCGGCCAATACCTGCGCCCCACTCCGAAGCACCTGCCTGTCATCGAATACATCCACCCGGATCAGTTCGCTCAATACAAGCAGATCGCCATCGCCAAAGGCTTCCGCCACTGCGCCTCCGGCCCGCTCGTCCGCTCCTCCTACCACGCCGCCGATTTCCGCCCCGAGCTCGATGTTCTCCAGGCCATCGAAACCGATCTCCGCGCCGCCAACGGCCTGGAGCTTGGCCCGGAACACCTGCCGGTCCTGCGGATAGTAAAAGCTGAAACGCTGAAAATCTGA
- a CDS encoding glutamate racemase, whose amino-acid sequence MAAVNDAALGFFDSGVGGLTVVRAVQDLLPGEDVVYLGDTARLPYGSKSPETIRQFAAEDVDFLLSKGVKAIVVACNTATAHALPNFWESCPVPVMGVIAPGVEAVLADKDAERIGIIATRGTIQSHAYQHALATRKRGLMIHGVAAPLLVPLIEENWISEEVTKEVLRKYLEPLIAKGIDTLMLACTHYPLLVPVLEEILPDDVRLVDSATTCAEQLKGMLEAKDLLNRKTDEGKLEIYLTDLSEQFEELAKRFLRRPTGKVRRAVLGG is encoded by the coding sequence ATGGCCGCCGTGAACGACGCGGCTTTGGGATTTTTCGATTCGGGTGTGGGCGGTTTGACCGTGGTGCGGGCGGTGCAGGATCTCTTGCCGGGTGAGGATGTGGTTTATCTCGGCGATACGGCGCGCTTGCCCTATGGCTCAAAAAGCCCGGAGACGATACGGCAGTTCGCGGCGGAGGATGTGGATTTCCTGCTCTCCAAGGGGGTGAAGGCGATCGTGGTGGCCTGCAATACGGCGACGGCCCATGCCCTGCCGAACTTCTGGGAGAGCTGCCCGGTGCCGGTGATGGGTGTGATCGCTCCGGGGGTGGAGGCGGTGTTGGCGGACAAGGACGCGGAGCGAATCGGGATCATCGCGACGCGGGGAACCATCCAATCCCATGCCTACCAGCATGCGCTGGCGACGCGGAAGCGCGGGCTGATGATCCACGGGGTCGCGGCGCCTCTGCTGGTGCCGCTCATCGAGGAGAACTGGATTTCCGAGGAGGTGACGAAGGAGGTGCTGCGGAAATACCTGGAACCGCTCATCGCGAAGGGGATCGATACCCTGATGCTGGCCTGCACGCACTACCCGCTGCTGGTGCCGGTGCTGGAGGAGATTTTGCCGGATGATGTGCGGCTGGTGGATTCCGCGACGACCTGCGCGGAGCAGCTCAAGGGGATGCTGGAGGCGAAGGACTTGCTGAACCGGAAGACGGATGAGGGCAAGCTGGAGATTTACCTGACCGACCTTTCGGAGCAGTTCGAGGAGCTGGCGAAGCGGTTCTTGCGAAGGCCGACAGGGAAGGTGCGGCGCGCGGTGTTGGGCGGTTGA
- a CDS encoding amidophosphoribosyltransferase, whose translation MSDHLNHECGIAAVRLRKPLAYYHDRYGTCLWGMNKLFLLMEKQHNRGQDGTGIGCVKLDMPIGKPYVHRRRGIEADALAQIFRKEVKSFFKMHRKEKLDKHNPDSVKANFDFGGEILMGHLRYGTSGEFDEGSCHPYLRRSNWPTRTLMVMGNFNMTNAAELNDTLIQRGQHPVFGTDTQTVLEEIGYHLDEAHTNLYHKLRDQGMPGAEIPDHISAALDIPDIIAQSAEPWDGGYAICGAVGNGDMFVMRDPRGIRPCHMLITDDVIAFASERVPLMTVFEAEADQVKALDPGSVIVIKADGTFSDTQFHTPQKFTPCSFEKIYFSRGNDPQIYRERKAMGSALVDQVVASIGEAFEKTVFSFIPNTAETAYHGMMDGLRLYRRQQVRMAILEGAAAGTLTPEKVDELILRNWPRGEKIAHKDIKMRTFISQEKGRDQLVSHVYDITYGAVKPGDNLVVLDDSIVRGTTLKKSILKILARTKPSKIVICSTAPQIRYPDCYGIDMSELGKFIAFNAAVALHRRAGRQHLLDRIYDECKEELKKPAAERRNRVQGVYEAFTPEEISAEISRMVYPEDIEWSGEVEVIYQSIENLHASIKGPCGDWYFTGDYPTPGGFAMVNRAYIRWHEGVGGRSYDLL comes from the coding sequence TTGAGCGACCACCTAAACCACGAATGCGGCATCGCCGCTGTCCGGCTTCGCAAGCCGCTTGCGTACTATCACGACCGCTACGGCACCTGCCTGTGGGGCATGAACAAGCTGTTCCTCCTCATGGAGAAGCAGCACAACCGAGGCCAGGACGGCACCGGCATCGGCTGCGTGAAGCTCGATATGCCCATCGGCAAACCCTACGTCCACCGCAGGCGCGGTATCGAGGCCGACGCCCTTGCTCAGATTTTCCGCAAGGAGGTGAAATCCTTCTTCAAGATGCACCGCAAGGAAAAGCTGGATAAGCACAACCCGGACAGCGTCAAGGCGAACTTCGACTTCGGCGGGGAGATCCTCATGGGTCACCTGCGCTACGGCACCAGCGGCGAGTTCGACGAAGGCTCCTGCCATCCATACCTGCGCCGCAGCAACTGGCCCACTCGCACCCTCATGGTCATGGGGAATTTCAACATGACCAACGCCGCCGAGCTCAACGACACGCTCATCCAGCGGGGCCAGCACCCGGTCTTCGGCACCGACACCCAGACGGTCCTTGAGGAGATCGGCTACCACCTCGACGAGGCGCACACCAACCTCTACCACAAGCTCCGCGACCAGGGGATGCCCGGAGCCGAGATCCCCGATCACATTTCCGCCGCGCTCGACATCCCGGACATCATCGCCCAATCCGCCGAGCCATGGGACGGAGGCTACGCAATCTGCGGTGCGGTCGGCAACGGGGACATGTTCGTCATGCGCGACCCGCGCGGCATCCGCCCCTGCCACATGCTCATCACCGATGATGTCATCGCCTTCGCCTCCGAGCGCGTGCCGCTCATGACCGTCTTCGAAGCCGAGGCCGATCAGGTCAAGGCCCTCGATCCGGGCTCCGTCATCGTCATCAAGGCGGACGGAACATTTTCCGACACCCAGTTCCACACCCCGCAGAAATTCACCCCCTGCTCCTTCGAGAAAATCTATTTCTCCCGCGGCAACGACCCGCAGATCTACCGCGAGCGCAAGGCCATGGGCTCCGCCCTCGTCGATCAGGTCGTCGCCTCCATCGGAGAAGCGTTCGAGAAAACCGTCTTCTCCTTCATCCCGAACACCGCCGAGACCGCCTACCACGGCATGATGGACGGCCTCCGCCTCTATCGCCGCCAGCAGGTGCGCATGGCCATACTCGAAGGCGCAGCCGCCGGAACCCTGACCCCGGAAAAGGTCGATGAGCTCATTCTCCGCAACTGGCCACGCGGTGAGAAGATCGCCCACAAGGACATCAAGATGCGCACCTTCATCTCCCAAGAGAAAGGCCGCGACCAGCTCGTCTCCCACGTCTATGACATCACCTACGGCGCGGTGAAACCCGGTGACAACCTCGTCGTGCTCGACGATTCCATTGTCCGCGGCACCACGCTGAAGAAATCCATCCTGAAAATCCTCGCCCGCACCAAGCCGTCGAAGATCGTCATCTGCTCCACCGCCCCGCAGATACGCTACCCGGATTGCTACGGCATCGACATGTCGGAACTGGGCAAGTTCATCGCCTTCAACGCCGCCGTCGCCCTCCACCGCCGGGCCGGCCGCCAGCACCTCCTCGACCGCATCTACGACGAATGCAAGGAGGAGCTGAAAAAGCCCGCCGCCGAGCGCCGCAACCGCGTCCAAGGCGTCTACGAAGCCTTCACCCCCGAGGAAATCTCCGCCGAGATCAGCCGCATGGTCTATCCCGAGGACATCGAGTGGAGCGGCGAGGTCGAGGTAATCTACCAATCCATCGAAAACCTGCACGCTTCCATCAAGGGGCCCTGCGGCGACTGGTATTTCACCGGCGACTACCCCACCCCCGGCGGCTTCGCCATGGTCAACCGCGCCTACATTCGCTGGCACGAAGGCGTCGGCGGCCGCAGCTACGACCTGCTGTAA